Within Chelatococcus sp. HY11, the genomic segment ATGACGATATGGGTCCGGGGCGCAACGGCGCGGCGTATTTCGCGCCCTGCCTCATCACCCATCAACCGCTCGATCTGGTCATTCTCATGCTCGGCGTCAACGACCTGAAGGACAGGTTCGGCCAAACGGCGGCCGATGTCGCTGACGGCGTCGACCATCTGATTGCCCTCGTCGATGCGCTGCCGATCGAGGGGCCATCGGACAAGGTCCCTCAGGTTCTCATTGTCGCGCCACCCCGGCTTGGCACGCGAGGCGCTGCCTTCGCCGCCGTCTATGCTCACGCCGACACGAAATCGGCGGAACTCGCCCCCGCGCTCGCCGCCCTCGCGACCGCGCGCGGTCTGCCCTTCCTGGACGCGAGTGCGATCGTGACCGTCGCGGGTGGAGATGGCGTGCATTTCGGCGCAGCGGGACACGAGGCGCTCGGCGAGGCGTTGGCGCACGTGGTGGCCAGCCTCCCACTCAGATGACGACTGGGACTGAGCCATGGCCCTCATCGATTTCCACTGCCACGCCATTCCGCCCGCCTTCGTCGATACCTTGCGCCGGGGGAAGCTTGCTGAGGTGCTCGAACTCGGCCAGGACGACCGCCTGACCTTTCATGCACCGGCCGGGATAGCCATCGAGCCGGACATGCGGCTGCGGCCCAACGTTTATGACGGTGACCTCATCCTCGCCGCCCTCGATGACATGCGGCTTGACGGCGCGGCGATCAGCAGCCCGCCGGAATACTTCATGTACTGGGCTCGGCCACAGGACGGGCTGGAGATCGCTCGCCAGATCAACGACGGCTATGCCGCGTGGCGGGAGCGGCACCCCGCGCGATTGATGCCCTTGGCCACGGTGCCATTGCAGGCGCCCGATCTCGCCTGCCGCGAGCTGCGCCGGGCCGTCAGCGAACTCGCTCTCGCGGGCGTCGCGATCTGCACCCATGTTTGCGGGCGCGAACTGGACGACCCTTGCTTTGAGCCATTTTTCGCGACGGTCGCAGAGCTCGGCGTCCCGCTGTTCCTGCATCCGCAAAATGGCGGCGATGTCGCCCGGCTCGCGCATTACCATCTCTGGAATGTGGTCGGTTTCCCCTTTGAAACGACGGAAGCGGTCGCGCGGCTCATCCTGGCCGGAGTCTTCGCGCGCCATCCGACGCTCAAAGTGGTGCTGGCGCATGGTGGCGGCTTCCTGCCGTATCAGCTCGGACGGATCGAACATGCCTGGCTGCACCGAGCCTCCTTGCGGACGCGCTGCCCCTTGCCGCCGAGCGCCTATCTCAGGCAGATCTACTGCGATGGGCTCGTTCACAGCGCGATGGCGGCGCGGCTGCTCATCAATGTTCTCGGGGCCGATCACGTTGTGCCGGGCAGCGACTATCCCTTCGACATGGGATCGAAATCGCCCCTGGACCCGTTATTCGCCGCCGGATTGACGGCATCAACCCTGGCAGAGAATGCCTTCCGCCTTCTCCAGCGGTGTTGAGCGTGCCGAGCCAGCCGAATCGCTTTCCGCGATCCGGTCTCGCGGTAGCAAAAGCGCCTAAGCGGACGCTTTGTACTTCACCGGGGGTATCCGGAGACTGATATCATGTCGGGTCACTCATGCGCCAAGCGGCGTGAGAAGGCCAGACCGTATGAAAATTCAAGACTCTCCCGCCGGGCAGGCACCGTGCGGCAAAGGTCCGCCCTTGCCAATCGCGCCGGGGGAGAGCAATCTCTGCGCCGCAAGACGTTAAGCGGTTATATTGCCGGGGTATTGTCTCGTCGGGCAGCAGGACATGGGAAACTGACGAATCATGATCACAGACGGTGGGCATCCCGATACTGGAAAGATCGACCAAGCAGCCTCGCCTGCGTTTCGGTCGGGTTTTCTCAACCGCCGGTCGTTTCTGTTCGGCTCCGCCGTGGGCCTCGGTGCGCTGAGCCTGGGCGGTTGCGTGACAACCGACGGCAGCATGAGCCTCGCAGAGGCGGAGAAGGTCTACGGTCCGGTGCCGGAGGAGAAGTTCCCGATCCCGGCGGCCGATGTCAGGAAGGTCGATCCGAAATATTTCCGCCGGACTGTCCGTTACGAGACCAAGGAAGCGCCCGGCACAATCATCGTCGATCCCGGCAACTATTATGTCTACCGCATCGAAGAGGACGGCAACGCCACCCGTTATGGGGCCAATGTCGGCCGCGACGGATTCCGGTGGAGCGGTGATGCTTACGTCGGCCGCAAGGGCGAATGGGCCACCTGGACGCCCCCCAAGGAGATGATCAAGCGCCAGCCCGAGGCTGCCAAATACGCAGGCGGCATGCCGGGGGGCCTCGACAATCCGCTCGGCGCCCGGACGCTCTATCTCTATCAGAACGGCGCCTATACGCTCTACACGATCTACGCCAGCAGCGATCCCGAATCGATCGGCTCAGGCATCACAAGCGGCTGCGTCGGCTTGTTGAGCCAGGACATGATCCATCTCTACAACCGCACGCCGGTCAAGACGAAGGTGGTCGTCCTGCCTGCGTAAGGCATCGCCGCCGGTTCACGGTGGGGCGCAACACGTATTGCGCCCTCAAGCCTCGGTTCGCCTCGCCATTCCACCCGACAGCGTCATTGACAAGCGCAGCGAGCGCCCGCGTCGGCCTC encodes:
- a CDS encoding SGNH/GDSL hydrolase family protein; protein product: MNAAAPRAPFRILCFGDSNTWGARPDGGGRHDAATRWTGVLSHRLGPAYTVIEEGLRGRTTRLDDDMGPGRNGAAYFAPCLITHQPLDLVILMLGVNDLKDRFGQTAADVADGVDHLIALVDALPIEGPSDKVPQVLIVAPPRLGTRGAAFAAVYAHADTKSAELAPALAALATARGLPFLDASAIVTVAGGDGVHFGAAGHEALGEALAHVVASLPLR
- a CDS encoding amidohydrolase family protein, which translates into the protein MALIDFHCHAIPPAFVDTLRRGKLAEVLELGQDDRLTFHAPAGIAIEPDMRLRPNVYDGDLILAALDDMRLDGAAISSPPEYFMYWARPQDGLEIARQINDGYAAWRERHPARLMPLATVPLQAPDLACRELRRAVSELALAGVAICTHVCGRELDDPCFEPFFATVAELGVPLFLHPQNGGDVARLAHYHLWNVVGFPFETTEAVARLILAGVFARHPTLKVVLAHGGGFLPYQLGRIEHAWLHRASLRTRCPLPPSAYLRQIYCDGLVHSAMAARLLINVLGADHVVPGSDYPFDMGSKSPLDPLFAAGLTASTLAENAFRLLQRC
- a CDS encoding L,D-transpeptidase; this translates as MITDGGHPDTGKIDQAASPAFRSGFLNRRSFLFGSAVGLGALSLGGCVTTDGSMSLAEAEKVYGPVPEEKFPIPAADVRKVDPKYFRRTVRYETKEAPGTIIVDPGNYYVYRIEEDGNATRYGANVGRDGFRWSGDAYVGRKGEWATWTPPKEMIKRQPEAAKYAGGMPGGLDNPLGARTLYLYQNGAYTLYTIYASSDPESIGSGITSGCVGLLSQDMIHLYNRTPVKTKVVVLPA